Proteins from one Leptospira johnsonii genomic window:
- a CDS encoding SDR family NAD(P)-dependent oxidoreductase, with protein sequence MKDKVALVTGGNAGIGKAIVLEFVSRGAKVLFCGRREEEGKKTEEEISKLGGKVKFFRCDVSDDSQVKELVQKAESEFGGLDYAVNNAAVGGLATDLHQYPEKVWDKVIAVDLKGTWLCMKHEIELLLKRGGGSIVNVSSIAGLVGADWKVAPYSAAKHGVVGLTKSAALEYAEKKIRVNSVCPGFIRTEMLEGLFHSSSDPKEAEKKITRLHPVNRLSEPSEVAKAAVWLCSDEASFITGVALPVDGGYTAK encoded by the coding sequence ATGAAAGATAAAGTCGCATTAGTCACCGGTGGGAACGCAGGGATCGGAAAAGCAATCGTACTGGAATTTGTTTCCAGAGGTGCAAAAGTCCTATTCTGCGGAAGAAGGGAAGAAGAAGGAAAAAAAACCGAAGAAGAAATTTCCAAACTGGGTGGAAAGGTAAAATTCTTTCGATGCGACGTATCCGACGATTCCCAAGTAAAAGAATTAGTACAAAAAGCAGAGTCGGAATTCGGAGGCCTGGATTACGCAGTGAATAACGCTGCAGTTGGCGGACTAGCAACCGATCTTCACCAATATCCTGAAAAAGTTTGGGACAAAGTGATCGCAGTGGATCTGAAAGGCACCTGGCTTTGTATGAAACATGAGATAGAACTACTATTAAAAAGAGGAGGGGGTTCTATCGTTAATGTATCCTCTATCGCGGGACTCGTCGGTGCCGATTGGAAAGTGGCTCCTTATTCCGCGGCAAAACATGGAGTAGTCGGACTTACAAAATCAGCCGCATTGGAATACGCGGAAAAAAAGATCAGAGTAAACTCAGTTTGTCCCGGATTTATTCGAACAGAAATGTTAGAGGGACTTTTTCATTCTTCTTCTGATCCGAAGGAAGCGGAGAAAAAAATTACCAGATTACATCCGGTCAACCGGCTTTCAGAACCGAGTGAAGTGGCCAAGGCGGCCGTTTGGCTATGTTCCGACGAGGCTTCCTTTATCACCGGTGTGGCGCTTCCGGTCGACGGCGGCTATACTGCTAAATAA